The following are from one region of the Flavobacteriaceae bacterium UJ101 genome:
- the cslA gene encoding chondroitin AC lyase (KEGG: vni:VIBNI_A2386 chondroitin AC lyase), producing MKKSLWGLLLMGGSIFSQVQLNREKNENVKHEPKWVQEMYQDYPNLQKVMDLYDNYYTNHEFEKNYNTQYYKELVRTYEPFIKENGEIDFDLYNKQFEIEKVGSVQKRSARTVDNANWEDIGLGTVYKNSIKSIPRNSNVFSIAQSETNPKVLYAGTEGGGLWKTTDKGKTWISVGQEQPFSSVTSVSINPINENVVLTGTNGGLYRTSNGGITWQKVLSVGFDAIEFSKDSKVILAARRATNGFYKSIDGGINWTLVSADKFYDVKTHPTDANIFYAIKYDSKNKRAVPLRSNDKGNTWNEISNTWYMPSEPTVDATYDHRNVSGARIAVTKAAPNNVYIFVVGNATPGAAGQTGLFLSEDKGNSWKNLLGREGGPYKNVDFSAPKDPNGPLYLVGYNNGYYQGYYNLDLEVSPTDPNNIYIGNIFAYKTTDLGKTFTKLNTGHSDQQWYLFDKIEKNIMWTATDGGLVRYDINTDTYENIEGIRARYMWGFSQAWNEDLWGGGSYHNGNAISRESYPNHFGAFLGGAEAYTGVVNPINKLGYFRDLGSKFIESPVIVTESAKSSHKNNKGPNGNKIIQSNRHIEWHPYYFESMYEGAGNSLWYSKDLGRTFKEIKDFEENVRQVVVSRVDPSILYVATKNSVYKSVDEGENWKQLTFPTGYSKQTDLGIELSGTDKNRVWLYNKYRVYQSNDGGSSWNEIKKPTGAGNIQSIVHQLGTEETLYLATGSKVYVRNSGENWIDYSQGLPVQPRIFALEPFYRDEKLRMAGARGVWSTPLRSNSDILVQPSVAKKLYKEKDSIQFDSYSVVKAKGAKWKWSFPGASYVSSTRVRNPMVRYDVSGKYDITLTITDDQGRTSTKTIKEMVWVRDVKEIDNVVLADTYIRGGNSSSKNYGNDTEIVLKNVSNDLGSWDRMPYYKLDISKINLNELNDDTEIVLFLKGNITASSITAQYVGDNEWEENKVTKNNRPIAEGEMTDGGSISNTEVEISITELIKKAKVEGKNELSFTLNTSNDSSYSTFFSKESDKKPSIKILGNYETPEPREFIKVEGVIIEDSYVRGGNFSDTNFGNDETLVLKNDGTGHYYRRPFIKVDLTNMKFDEDSEVKLVMPIQSIGNSEMDVYVQEVIQNDWDEMEITKNNFTNFNTSIISENRIMKGDNEAVLDITELALDAYSKGESTLSLTLFAKQSGGRNYAVFYSKEGKQKPYVKFTGEYFKNYVLADSYVRGGSFKGNNYGMEESLIVKTDSNSSSYYRESILRLDIKDLQIENIPVVELKLPINGVGSTLEAAIYEVEDNWKEIEVNYDNRPLSVDESIIDKKQIDKSMDAVYFDIRSLILKSKSEGKEQINVVIRSLTKGSTQWVSFNSKENKGEKPSIVLSGSYYPLADTYLRGGKYADTNYGNDETFIIKNNSGIYYRKGLLKFNTSHLDIDEDEEVFLVLPINSIERNLEVEVYSVSDLLWKEKVVTKNSSPTISNEPILTTFVSSDAKDLKINVTELVKNSNNDIFSIALNVKSEGSKDYITFYSKEKEEDHLKPHLEVSKETVVRENVRKRQLEKETLKETLNIEIYPTYFDQDLNLKVNNIEGDVLIQIYDLYGRLISKDNRRVSKYENVIDISSLVRGAKSGSHYIVTLINNGLKKNYRIYKK from the coding sequence ATGAAAAAAAGTTTATGGGGATTACTTCTCATGGGGGGAAGTATTTTTTCACAGGTTCAATTGAATAGAGAAAAAAATGAAAATGTGAAACATGAACCTAAATGGGTTCAAGAAATGTATCAAGATTATCCAAATTTACAAAAGGTAATGGATTTGTATGATAACTATTATACAAATCATGAGTTTGAGAAAAATTATAATACACAGTATTACAAAGAGTTAGTTAGAACGTACGAACCTTTTATAAAAGAAAATGGAGAAATTGATTTCGATTTATATAATAAACAATTTGAAATCGAAAAAGTTGGTTCTGTTCAGAAACGAAGTGCACGTACAGTAGATAATGCTAATTGGGAAGATATAGGTTTAGGTACTGTTTATAAAAATTCTATAAAATCTATACCAAGAAATTCAAATGTATTTTCAATTGCACAATCGGAAACAAATCCAAAAGTTCTCTATGCAGGAACAGAAGGAGGGGGATTATGGAAAACGACTGATAAAGGAAAAACTTGGATCAGTGTAGGGCAAGAACAGCCTTTTTCATCCGTTACTTCGGTCTCTATTAACCCTATTAATGAGAATGTTGTACTAACAGGAACGAATGGAGGTCTTTATCGAACTTCTAATGGGGGAATAACATGGCAAAAAGTTTTAAGTGTTGGTTTTGATGCTATCGAATTTTCCAAAGATAGTAAAGTAATATTGGCTGCTCGTAGAGCGACTAATGGATTTTATAAAAGTATAGATGGAGGTATAAATTGGACTCTTGTTTCGGCAGATAAGTTTTATGATGTTAAAACACACCCAACAGATGCTAATATATTTTATGCAATAAAATATGATAGTAAAAATAAAAGAGCCGTACCATTGCGTTCTAATGATAAAGGTAACACTTGGAATGAAATATCTAATACATGGTATATGCCTTCTGAACCAACTGTTGATGCAACTTATGATCATAGAAATGTAAGTGGAGCACGTATTGCAGTGACAAAAGCAGCTCCAAATAATGTATATATTTTTGTTGTAGGAAATGCAACTCCTGGTGCTGCTGGACAAACTGGACTTTTTTTAAGTGAAGACAAAGGAAATTCATGGAAAAATTTATTGGGAAGAGAAGGTGGCCCTTATAAAAATGTTGATTTCTCTGCACCTAAAGATCCAAATGGTCCTTTGTATTTAGTTGGGTATAATAATGGATATTATCAAGGATATTATAATTTAGATTTAGAAGTTTCACCAACGGATCCTAATAATATTTATATAGGGAATATTTTTGCATATAAAACTACAGATTTAGGGAAAACATTTACAAAGTTAAATACAGGACACTCTGATCAGCAATGGTATCTCTTTGATAAGATTGAAAAAAATATTATGTGGACAGCCACAGATGGAGGTCTTGTTCGCTACGATATTAATACAGATACGTATGAAAATATAGAAGGAATTCGAGCTCGTTATATGTGGGGCTTTTCTCAAGCTTGGAATGAAGACTTATGGGGTGGAGGTTCTTACCATAATGGAAATGCGATTTCTCGTGAATCATATCCAAATCATTTTGGAGCTTTTTTAGGAGGAGCTGAAGCTTATACAGGAGTAGTCAATCCTATAAATAAACTAGGTTATTTTAGAGATTTAGGGAGTAAGTTTATTGAATCACCTGTTATTGTAACTGAAAGTGCAAAGTCTAGTCATAAAAATAATAAAGGTCCTAATGGGAATAAAATTATACAGTCTAACCGTCATATAGAATGGCACCCATACTATTTTGAAAGTATGTATGAAGGAGCTGGAAATTCATTATGGTATTCAAAAGACTTAGGAAGAACTTTTAAAGAAATCAAAGACTTTGAAGAAAATGTTCGTCAAGTAGTTGTTTCAAGGGTAGATCCATCTATTTTATATGTTGCAACGAAAAATAGTGTTTATAAATCAGTTGATGAAGGTGAAAATTGGAAACAATTAACCTTTCCTACAGGTTATTCTAAACAAACGGATTTAGGTATAGAATTGAGTGGTACAGATAAAAATAGAGTTTGGTTATATAACAAATATAGAGTGTACCAAAGTAATGATGGTGGTTCTTCTTGGAATGAAATTAAAAAACCAACGGGAGCAGGAAATATACAGAGTATTGTTCACCAATTAGGAACGGAAGAGACACTTTATTTAGCAACTGGGAGTAAGGTTTACGTAAGAAATTCAGGCGAAAATTGGATTGATTATAGCCAAGGGTTACCAGTTCAACCAAGAATTTTTGCTTTAGAACCGTTCTATCGTGATGAAAAATTACGAATGGCTGGTGCTAGAGGAGTATGGTCAACGCCATTGCGTTCAAATTCAGATATTTTAGTACAACCTTCTGTAGCTAAAAAATTGTATAAAGAAAAAGATTCTATTCAGTTTGATAGTTATTCTGTTGTGAAAGCAAAAGGTGCCAAATGGAAATGGAGTTTTCCTGGAGCTTCTTATGTTTCATCAACTAGAGTGAGAAATCCTATGGTTCGATATGATGTCTCAGGAAAATATGATATTACTTTAACTATAACGGATGATCAAGGGAGAACATCGACTAAAACTATTAAAGAAATGGTTTGGGTTCGTGATGTGAAGGAAATTGATAATGTTGTATTAGCAGATACTTATATCCGAGGAGGTAATAGTTCTTCTAAAAACTATGGTAATGATACTGAGATAGTTTTAAAAAATGTATCAAATGATTTAGGTTCTTGGGATCGAATGCCATATTATAAATTAGATATTTCAAAGATCAATTTGAATGAATTGAATGATGATACAGAGATTGTTTTATTTTTGAAAGGAAATATAACAGCTTCATCTATTACAGCACAATATGTTGGGGATAACGAATGGGAAGAAAATAAGGTGACTAAAAATAATCGTCCAATTGCTGAAGGAGAAATGACTGATGGTGGTTCTATTAGTAATACGGAAGTGGAAATTAGCATTACAGAATTAATAAAAAAGGCAAAAGTAGAAGGAAAGAATGAATTAAGTTTCACTCTAAATACTTCTAATGACAGTTCATATTCAACATTTTTTTCTAAAGAATCTGACAAAAAACCTAGTATTAAAATATTAGGAAATTATGAAACACCAGAGCCACGAGAATTTATTAAGGTTGAAGGTGTTATAATTGAAGACTCCTATGTTCGAGGAGGTAATTTTTCTGATACAAATTTTGGAAATGACGAAACTTTAGTTTTAAAGAATGATGGAACAGGTCATTATTATCGACGTCCTTTTATTAAGGTCGATTTAACTAATATGAAGTTTGATGAAGATTCGGAAGTGAAATTAGTTATGCCTATTCAAAGTATAGGAAATTCTGAGATGGATGTATATGTTCAAGAAGTAATACAGAATGATTGGGATGAAATGGAGATTACGAAAAATAACTTTACTAATTTTAATACATCTATTATTTCTGAAAATAGAATAATGAAGGGAGATAATGAAGCAGTTTTGGATATTACAGAATTAGCTTTGGATGCTTATTCTAAAGGAGAAAGTACATTGAGTTTAACCTTATTTGCTAAGCAATCAGGAGGGCGTAATTATGCAGTGTTTTATTCAAAAGAAGGAAAACAAAAACCTTATGTGAAATTTACAGGTGAGTATTTTAAAAATTATGTATTAGCAGATTCCTATGTTCGAGGAGGAAGTTTCAAAGGGAATAATTATGGAATGGAAGAGAGTTTAATAGTAAAAACAGATAGTAACTCTTCAAGTTATTATCGAGAATCTATTCTAAGATTAGATATTAAGGATTTACAAATAGAAAATATTCCTGTGGTGGAATTAAAATTACCTATTAATGGAGTAGGGTCTACATTAGAAGCAGCTATTTATGAAGTTGAAGATAATTGGAAAGAAATAGAAGTGAATTATGATAATAGACCTTTATCAGTTGATGAATCCATTATTGATAAAAAACAAATTGATAAATCAATGGATGCTGTTTATTTTGATATTAGGTCATTGATTTTGAAGTCGAAGAGTGAAGGTAAAGAACAAATAAATGTTGTGATTAGATCTTTAACAAAAGGTTCTACTCAATGGGTTTCATTTAATTCAAAAGAAAATAAAGGAGAAAAACCAAGTATTGTACTATCGGGTTCATATTATCCATTAGCAGATACTTATTTAAGAGGTGGTAAATATGCGGATACAAATTATGGAAATGATGAAACATTTATAATAAAGAATAATTCGGGTATTTATTATAGAAAAGGATTATTAAAATTCAATACATCACATTTAGATATTGATGAAGATGAAGAGGTTTTCTTGGTGTTACCTATCAATTCTATTGAAAGAAACTTAGAAGTGGAAGTGTATTCTGTGTCAGATTTGTTATGGAAAGAAAAAGTAGTTACAAAAAATTCAAGTCCAACTATATCTAATGAGCCTATTTTAACAACATTTGTTAGTAGTGATGCAAAAGATCTTAAAATTAATGTAACAGAATTAGTGAAAAATTCTAACAATGATATATTTAGTATAGCATTGAATGTGAAGTCAGAAGGATCTAAAGATTATATTACGTTCTATTCAAAAGAAAAGGAAGAAGATCATCTTAAACCTCACTTAGAAGTTTCTAAAGAAACAGTAGTAAGAGAAAATGTAAGAAAACGCCAACTAGAGAAAGAAACTCTTAAAGAAACATTGAATATAGAGATTTATCCTACTTATTTTGATCAGGATTTAAATTTGAAAGTCAATAATATAGAAGGAGATGTGTTGATTCAAATTTACGATTTATATGGACGTTTAATTTCTAAAGATAATCGAAGAGTTTCTAAATATGAAAATGTTATAGACATATCTTCACTGGTAAGAGGAGCTAAGTCAGGAAGTCATTACATTGTTACATTAATAAATAATGGTTTAAAAAAGAATTATAGAATTTATAAAAAATAA
- the ACO|acnA gene encoding aconitate hydratase (Has no detectable activity towards cis-acontiate or cis- homoaconitate; Belongs to the aconitase/IPM isomerase family.; KEGG: gap:GAPWK_2410 aconitate hydratase), producing the protein MAFDIEMIKGTYARMKERIDIARETVGRPLTHAEKVLYNHLWDGKATESYVRGKSYVDFAPDRIACQDATAQMALLQFMQAGKKKVAVPTTVHCDHLIQAKLGADKDLQNALNQSSEVFNFLESVSNKYGIGFWKPGAGIIHQVVLENYAFPGGMMIGTDSHTVNAGGLGMIAIGVGGADAVDVMAGMPWELKFPKLIGVKLTGKLSGWTSPKDVILKVADILTVKGGTGAIVEYFGEGALSMSCTGKGTICNMGAEIGATTSTFGYDESMERYLRATDRDDVADAANQYKEYLTADPEVYAEPEKYFDQLIEINLDELLPHLNGPFSPDIATPVGEMNAKATKNDWPLDVEWGLIGSCTNSSYEDLSRAASVAKQAVDKGLETKAEFGINPGSEQVRYTAERDGLLQIFEDLDATIFTNACGPCIGQWARYTDPKNAPKNSIVHSFNRNFAKRADGNPNTHAFVASPELVAAIAISGRLDFNPITDTIKNKDGVEVKLDEPTGEELPPKGFDVEDAGFQAPMEDGSGVEVSVSPDSERLQLLTPFVPLGTEIKGAKLLIKAFGKCTTDHISMAGPWLRFRGHLDNISNNCLIGAVNAFNKETDKVKNQLTGEYGPVPATQRAYKAAGVKTIVVGDHNYGEGSSREHAAMEPRHLGVAAVIVKSFARIHETNLKKQGMLGLTFANENDYDLIQEDDTFNFLDLDQFAPGKPLTLEVVHTDGSKDTIMLNHTYNEGQIEWYKEGSALNLIKKQNA; encoded by the coding sequence ATGGCATTTGATATTGAAATGATTAAAGGAACTTATGCCCGAATGAAAGAGCGAATTGATATTGCTCGTGAAACAGTAGGACGTCCTTTAACACACGCTGAGAAAGTTTTATATAACCACCTTTGGGATGGAAAAGCAACAGAATCATATGTAAGAGGTAAGTCTTATGTAGATTTTGCACCAGATCGTATTGCTTGCCAAGATGCGACAGCACAAATGGCTTTGTTACAATTTATGCAAGCAGGTAAGAAGAAAGTGGCTGTTCCAACTACAGTACACTGTGACCACTTAATTCAAGCAAAATTAGGTGCAGACAAAGATTTACAAAATGCGTTAAATCAAAGTTCAGAAGTATTTAATTTCTTAGAATCAGTATCAAATAAATATGGAATTGGTTTCTGGAAACCAGGAGCAGGAATTATTCACCAAGTAGTATTAGAAAATTATGCTTTTCCTGGTGGAATGATGATTGGAACTGATTCACATACAGTGAATGCTGGAGGATTAGGAATGATTGCAATTGGTGTTGGTGGAGCTGATGCTGTTGATGTTATGGCTGGAATGCCATGGGAATTGAAATTTCCTAAATTGATTGGAGTAAAATTAACTGGAAAACTATCGGGTTGGACATCACCAAAAGATGTAATTTTAAAAGTAGCTGATATCTTAACAGTAAAAGGAGGAACAGGAGCTATCGTAGAGTACTTTGGCGAAGGAGCCCTTTCAATGTCTTGTACAGGTAAAGGTACTATCTGTAATATGGGAGCAGAAATTGGAGCTACAACTTCAACTTTCGGTTATGATGAATCAATGGAGCGTTATTTACGTGCTACCGATCGTGATGATGTTGCAGATGCTGCTAATCAATATAAAGAATATTTAACAGCAGATCCTGAAGTATACGCTGAACCCGAAAAATACTTTGATCAGTTAATTGAAATTAACTTAGATGAATTATTACCACATTTAAATGGACCATTCTCTCCAGATATCGCGACACCTGTAGGTGAAATGAATGCGAAAGCTACGAAAAATGACTGGCCTTTAGATGTTGAATGGGGATTAATTGGTTCATGTACCAATTCTTCTTATGAAGATTTATCAAGAGCAGCATCAGTTGCAAAGCAAGCAGTTGATAAAGGATTAGAAACTAAAGCTGAATTTGGTATCAATCCAGGTTCTGAACAGGTACGTTATACGGCAGAGCGTGATGGATTATTACAAATATTTGAAGATTTAGACGCAACGATTTTCACGAATGCATGTGGTCCATGTATTGGACAATGGGCACGTTATACAGATCCTAAAAATGCACCTAAAAATAGTATTGTACATTCCTTTAATCGTAACTTTGCTAAACGTGCAGACGGAAATCCTAATACACATGCCTTTGTAGCATCTCCAGAGTTGGTAGCTGCAATTGCGATTTCAGGTCGTTTAGATTTTAACCCTATAACGGATACTATTAAAAATAAAGATGGTGTTGAGGTAAAATTAGATGAACCAACAGGTGAAGAATTACCACCAAAAGGATTTGATGTAGAAGACGCAGGATTCCAAGCACCAATGGAAGATGGTTCTGGAGTTGAAGTAAGTGTTAGCCCAGATTCTGAGCGTTTACAATTATTAACACCATTTGTTCCTTTAGGTACAGAGATTAAAGGAGCTAAATTGTTAATCAAAGCATTTGGAAAGTGTACAACGGATCATATTTCAATGGCAGGTCCTTGGTTACGTTTCCGTGGACATTTAGATAATATTTCAAATAACTGTCTTATTGGAGCAGTAAATGCATTTAATAAAGAAACGGATAAGGTTAAAAACCAATTAACGGGAGAGTATGGACCTGTTCCTGCAACACAAAGAGCTTATAAAGCAGCAGGAGTTAAAACAATTGTAGTAGGAGATCATAATTATGGAGAAGGTTCTTCTCGTGAGCATGCTGCAATGGAACCTCGTCATTTAGGTGTTGCAGCTGTTATTGTGAAATCTTTTGCACGTATTCATGAAACCAACTTGAAAAAACAAGGGATGTTAGGTTTAACGTTTGCTAATGAAAACGATTATGATTTAATTCAAGAAGATGATACGTTTAACTTCTTAGATTTAGATCAGTTTGCACCTGGTAAACCTTTAACATTAGAAGTAGTTCATACAGATGGTTCTAAAGATACGATTATGTTAAATCATACGTATAATGAAGGACAGATTGAGTGGTACAAAGAAGGTTCTGCTTTAAATTTAATTAAAAAACAAAATGCTTAA
- a CDS encoding low-affinity phosphate transporter PHO91 (Vacuolar phosphate transporter that probably exports phosphate from the vacuolar lumen to the cytosol; Belongs to the CitM (TC 2.A.11) transporter family; Contains 1 SPX domain.) produces MADSRRASIRVMRKMQQVVAFQNRIISFLVSILVALLLTHLLQDDSFVDSQKYVLFLLFLSVGLWVTEAVPPFAVGIMIIGFLVYILGSENFIETPDDVQKYVNTWSSSVIWLMLGGFFLAEGMKKTGLDVGIFKLAAKNFGNKPQQILLGIMLATGLASMVMSNTATTAMMIASVTPFIGQLSKDSPFAKGLLIGIPAAASIGGMGTIIGSPPNAIAVEALKNVGVEVSFLQWMLFGFPVALLLILSFWKVLVYKYAPKVESLDMSFLTKSSGKLSNESIVRRNIVLGVLSVTMILWLTNKTLHNIPVSAVSGIPIICFTMFGIVTADDVRKLPWDTLMLVAGGLSLGLAIRETGLAEHFVRQLKDVTLNFYLLVFVFAFATVIFSNIMSNTATTTILVPIASILVIDQPLVLPLVIGLCASAALFLPVSTPPNAIAFSTGLLKQKDFRLGGIFIGVLGPVLIIIWLFLMLYFMNY; encoded by the coding sequence ATGGCAGATTCAAGGCGAGCGAGTATTCGGGTAATGCGTAAAATGCAACAGGTAGTAGCTTTTCAAAATCGCATTATTTCTTTTTTGGTCAGTATTTTAGTAGCATTATTATTAACGCATTTGCTACAAGATGATTCTTTTGTAGATTCTCAAAAATATGTACTTTTTTTATTGTTTCTTTCAGTGGGTTTATGGGTGACAGAAGCTGTACCGCCTTTTGCAGTTGGTATCATGATTATTGGTTTTCTAGTTTATATTTTAGGAAGTGAAAATTTTATTGAAACTCCAGATGATGTTCAAAAATATGTTAATACATGGAGTAGTAGTGTAATCTGGTTAATGCTAGGAGGTTTCTTTTTAGCAGAAGGAATGAAAAAAACAGGATTAGATGTTGGTATATTTAAATTAGCAGCTAAGAATTTTGGAAATAAACCCCAGCAAATTTTATTAGGAATTATGTTAGCAACAGGTTTGGCTTCTATGGTTATGAGTAATACTGCTACGACTGCTATGATGATTGCAAGTGTAACACCTTTTATTGGGCAATTATCTAAAGATTCTCCTTTTGCAAAAGGATTATTAATTGGAATTCCAGCAGCAGCTTCCATTGGAGGTATGGGGACTATTATTGGTTCTCCTCCTAATGCTATTGCGGTGGAAGCTTTAAAAAATGTAGGAGTTGAAGTTAGTTTCTTACAATGGATGCTATTCGGATTCCCAGTTGCATTATTATTAATCTTAAGTTTTTGGAAAGTATTGGTTTATAAATATGCACCAAAAGTTGAATCGTTAGACATGAGTTTCTTAACAAAATCAAGTGGTAAATTATCAAATGAAAGTATTGTTAGAAGAAACATTGTATTAGGTGTTTTAAGTGTAACAATGATTTTATGGCTTACGAATAAAACACTACATAACATTCCTGTTTCCGCAGTTTCAGGTATTCCAATTATTTGTTTTACCATGTTTGGAATTGTCACAGCAGATGATGTACGTAAATTACCTTGGGATACTTTAATGTTAGTAGCGGGAGGATTATCCTTAGGTTTGGCAATTCGTGAAACTGGTTTAGCAGAACATTTTGTAAGGCAATTAAAAGATGTTACATTGAATTTTTATTTGTTGGTATTTGTATTTGCTTTTGCAACGGTTATCTTTTCAAATATTATGAGTAATACAGCTACAACAACTATATTAGTTCCAATCGCAAGTATTTTGGTGATTGATCAACCGTTAGTTTTACCTTTGGTTATTGGTTTGTGTGCAAGTGCAGCATTATTTTTACCTGTATCGACTCCACCCAATGCTATAGCATTTAGTACAGGTTTATTAAAACAGAAAGATTTTCGTTTAGGTGGAATCTTTATAGGTGTATTAGGTCCTGTATTGATTATTATATGGCTCTTTTTAATGCTTTATTTTATGAATTATTAA
- the dgt gene encoding dGTPase (Belongs to the dGTPase family. Type 2 subfamily.; KEGG: gfo:GFO_3472 dGTPase), whose product MNWENLLSLRRDGDTTKRLRIEENPIRSGFEVDFDRIVFSSAFRRLQDKTQVIPLPKSGFVHNRLTHSLETSSVGRSLGRIAGKMILDKHPHLKEVLGYQIDDFGAIVAAACLAHDIGNPPFGHFGEKAIGNYFSNGKGLQYKEYLTPEQWHDLTRFEGNANGFKILTQHNNGITGGIRLTYATLGTFTKYPKNSLPVEHPLKSQKKFGFFQSENEQFEAIAQELNLEKIDSHSWMRHPLAYLLEAADDICYSIIDFEDGLNLGWIQEDAALEFMIPIVKDVLITEKYHKMKVPSDRFSYLRALTIGVLVQDLAQVFIENEEAILCGTFNYALLDKSKYNAQVEDIKRLTIEKVYNHPKVLETEASGHEIITGILDTFVTAVNLNHEGKGSYYDQHILKLLPIEYSPNEEDLLYTRIQKITSFVSEMTDKNAISLYKKLKGIELPS is encoded by the coding sequence ATGAACTGGGAAAACCTTTTATCCTTACGCCGTGACGGTGACACAACAAAACGATTACGAATTGAAGAAAACCCTATCCGTTCTGGATTTGAAGTAGATTTTGATCGAATTGTATTTTCATCTGCATTTCGACGTTTGCAAGACAAAACACAAGTAATTCCTTTACCTAAAAGTGGGTTTGTCCATAATCGTCTTACACATAGTTTAGAAACTTCTAGTGTTGGACGTTCATTAGGACGTATTGCTGGTAAAATGATATTAGATAAACATCCTCATTTAAAAGAAGTTTTAGGTTATCAAATTGATGATTTTGGAGCGATTGTAGCAGCAGCATGTTTAGCTCATGATATTGGAAACCCTCCTTTTGGTCATTTTGGTGAAAAAGCTATTGGAAATTACTTTTCTAATGGTAAAGGACTACAATATAAGGAATACTTAACTCCTGAGCAATGGCATGATTTAACACGTTTTGAAGGAAATGCCAATGGTTTTAAAATTCTAACCCAACATAACAATGGAATTACAGGGGGAATTCGTTTAACTTATGCGACTTTAGGAACTTTTACTAAATATCCAAAAAACTCCTTACCTGTTGAACATCCACTAAAATCTCAAAAGAAATTTGGTTTCTTTCAGTCAGAAAATGAACAATTTGAAGCGATTGCTCAAGAATTGAATCTCGAAAAAATAGATTCACACAGTTGGATGCGTCACCCATTAGCTTACTTATTAGAAGCTGCTGATGATATTTGTTATTCCATTATTGATTTTGAAGATGGTTTAAATTTAGGATGGATTCAGGAGGATGCTGCTCTCGAATTTATGATTCCTATTGTTAAAGATGTATTAATTACTGAAAAATACCATAAGATGAAGGTTCCTTCTGACCGTTTTAGTTATTTAAGAGCCTTAACAATTGGAGTGCTAGTTCAAGATCTAGCTCAGGTTTTTATTGAAAATGAAGAAGCCATTCTATGTGGAACTTTTAATTATGCTTTACTAGACAAAAGTAAATATAATGCTCAGGTAGAAGATATAAAACGACTTACAATTGAAAAAGTATACAATCATCCTAAAGTATTAGAAACAGAAGCTTCAGGTCATGAAATTATCACCGGAATCTTAGACACCTTTGTTACAGCTGTTAATCTTAATCACGAAGGAAAAGGGTCTTATTACGATCAACATATTCTCAAATTACTCCCTATTGAGTATTCTCCTAATGAAGAAGATTTATTGTATACTAGAATTCAAAAAATTACCAGTTTTGTTTCAGAAATGACCGACAAAAATGCAATCTCATTGTATAAAAAACTTAAAGGAATTGAACTACCATCATGA
- a CDS encoding UPF0056 membrane protein (Belongs to the UPF0056 (MarC) family.), whose amino-acid sequence MLDTILNYELNFDGNQIWQCFLLLFTIIDMIGNIPVIIAMSKGSKQVINPVSISLSVGLIFISFLFVGQTLLGWLHVDIESFAVAGSIVLFFIAIELILGIELHKAGEDNLSGGGIVPIAFPLIAGPGSLTLILTLRADHAIENIIIGILLNVIVIFIGIKFSPVISRYISEGVLSVIKKVFGVILLAICIRLFSDYAPQLFQ is encoded by the coding sequence ATGCTAGATACAATCTTAAATTATGAATTAAACTTTGATGGGAATCAGATTTGGCAGTGTTTTTTATTACTTTTTACGATTATTGATATGATTGGGAATATTCCTGTTATCATAGCCATGAGTAAAGGGAGTAAACAAGTTATAAACCCTGTTTCGATTTCACTTTCAGTAGGGCTTATCTTCATATCTTTTCTATTTGTTGGACAAACATTATTAGGATGGTTACATGTTGATATTGAATCGTTTGCAGTAGCAGGGTCTATTGTGTTATTTTTTATAGCAATAGAACTGATCTTAGGAATTGAATTACATAAAGCAGGAGAAGATAATCTTTCAGGAGGAGGAATTGTACCTATAGCCTTTCCTTTGATTGCAGGACCAGGGTCTTTGACATTAATTTTAACTTTAAGAGCTGATCATGCAATAGAAAATATTATTATTGGAATTTTGTTAAATGTAATTGTTATCTTTATAGGGATAAAATTTTCACCTGTTATATCACGTTATATAAGTGAAGGTGTTTTATCAGTAATTAAAAAAGTATTTGGGGTAATTTTATTGGCTATTTGTATACGATTATTTAGTGATTATGCACCTCAATTGTTTCAATAA